The genomic DNA AGAGGATATCGGCATGAAACTTACTGACGCCGGTGATCGGATCGAATTCGAAGTCGGGATATCTTCGGGCCAGTTCCTGGAAGCGACGGGTTGCTTCTTCGGAAAGGGGACTGTCGCCTGCTCGGGATCGGATAAGCAGATTCTTGTAACGGTTATGAAGTTCACCCCGTTCGCTCTGCAGATTGACCAGACGATTGTTGGCAATATCCAGATTGTTTTTCATGTTGGCGAGTTGTTGTTCCATCAGGTGTTGCTGTTGAGCCATCGCGTTCATGGATTGTTCGTATTGATGGGACTGCATCGCCAGGTTGGAACTTTCGTTCAACAGTTCCTGATTCTCAGCATACAGACGCATCGCCCGCTGCTGACTCATCCGGAGTTGACGCCGCGGCATGCCATTGCAGGCGACCTGTGTCAGTGCCAGTGCACAGCAGGAACAGAAAAAAGAAAAACGGATCCAGTTCATGGGAAGGGCTCCTTCGCCTGAAACCACGAGCAGTCCGGGGGACGCGCGACGATTTCAATTGGAAGTTGGGGCAATTGGAAGTGTTTTCAGGGATGGGATGAGGTCTTCAGGAATCGAAGAACACTCATTGAGATTTTTTCGAACAACTGACAGAAGGGTTTTCGTGGATCAGTCGTGTAGGACAGGAACTCTACCGCACTCTGGGATCTCTGAGAAGAGAATTTCAAAAAATTGTTCTCATTGCAAAGTTTACATCAAGTTCAGCAGAGACGGCTGCAACAACCCGTTGTGAGTCATGGACTTAGCCCGGATTGGCGACTTGAGAACTTGAGCCGATTTTAATCATTCTGTGAAACATTTTGAAAATTCACCGCACGGTTAATTTCTGAAAACCTACAAGCACGACGCGCAATCGCGTATGTCCGGTGCTGCAATGACACATGCGATTGCGCGTCGTGCTTGTATTCGGATTATCGATATTCATTTTTCGAGATACTCAAAAACCTGTGTTTATCCGTGTTCATCCGTGGTACAAATTTCTGAATGCGTCGCCCTTCAATGGATTTAATCTCATTTCATCCAATCCGCCTGCGAGAGTTGGCGGAGGTCTGCGGAAGTCTTATAATACCTCTCAAATTGAACAATAAATCCATTAGGAGAGCGTGATGAAGGGGAGTTCCAAGGTTGTCGATGCGTTGAACGCCGGTTTAACCATCGAGTTGACTGCCATTAACCAGTATTTCTGTCAGGCGAAAATGTGCCACAACTGGGCACTGCATATTCTGGGCGATAAGCACTACGGCGAATCGATGGGCGAAATGAAACATGCCGAGTGGCTGATCGATCGCATCCTCTTCCTCGAAGGGGTTCCCGAAATTGCCCGTTACGATGTCATTCGTGTCGGCGACGATGTCAAATCGCAGTTCGAGTACGATCTGACACTCGAAATGAAGGGCTGCGACACTTACCGCGAAGGGATCAAAGTCTGCTACGACGAAAACGATCCCGGCACCCGCGATTTGCTGGAAAAAATTCTGGTCCAATCCGAAGAACATGTCGACTGGCTCGAATCTCAACTCGAGTTGATCGAAAAAATCGGCATCCAGAATTACCTTATGTCGCAAATGGGCCCACATGTGGAAGATGCCCACTGATTGAAGGCGAAAGCCGGAAGGTTGAAGGCGGAATGGTCAATTACAAAGAACAAACTTCACTATTAAAATATCTCGAACGCATGGATAACTGAATATTCGATGTGTATATCGATGTAATGACATTCCTCCTTCCTCCCTCTACCTTCCACCTTCAAAAATCATGGCAATCATTCTCCAGGTACAAGATGCCTGCAAAAGTTACGGCTCTCAGGCCCTGCTTGACCACGCCGAAGTCGCGTTCAAGTCGAACGAAAAAGTTGGCATCATCGGCCGCAACGGAGCCGGGAAATCGACGCTCTGTCGGATTCTTCTAGAAAATGAAGAGCTCGATCGTGGCGAAATTATTCGGCATCCGTCCTTACGCATAGGCTATTTGCAACAGCACGATCCGTTTGAGCCTGGCGAATCTGCTCTCGATTTTCTGATGCGGGATACCGGCGAACCCGACTGGAAATGTGGGGAAGTGGCTGCGGAGTTCGAAATCAAAGGGGACTATCTCGAAGGTCCCGTAAAAGAACTTTCCGGCGGATGGCAGACCCGTGTTAAGTTGGCGGCTTTGCTGCTCCAAGACCCGAATCTGCTGGTGCTCGACGAACCGACCAACTTCCTCGACCTGCGTACGCAGATTCTTCTCGAACACTTTCTGAGGCACTTCAAAGGGGGTGCCCTCATCGTCTCTCACGATCGTGGCTTCCTCAAAGCGACGTGTACGCACACACTCGAAGTGGCTCGTGGTCAGTTGACGATGTTCACCGGCCATGTCGAAAAATTTCTCGAAGCCAAGCAGGTTCAACGCGAACACGATGAGCGCGTGAATGAAGCGACTCAGGCGAAAATGAAGCAGCTCGAACGCTTCATCAATAAGAATCGGGCCAATGCCAATACAGCTGCCCAGGCCCGCAACAAAGCGAAACAACTCGATCGGCTCGAACTGATTGAACTTGAACAATCCGAGTCGAATGTCCGCATTCGGGTGCCGAATGTTGAACAACGCAAAGGGGTGGCGCTGCGATGTGAGGGGGTGACGATTGGATATCCCGATCATATGGTCGCTGAGAATGTCTGCTTCGAAATCGATCACGGCACCCGCACTGCGGTTGTGGGTGATAACGGTCAGGGTAAAACGACATTACTCCGTACACTCGTCGGCTCCCTGCCGACCATCGAAGGCGAGCCAAAGTGGGGCTACAACTGCGAACTTGGTGTCTATGCACAGCACGTTTATACGTCTCTTCCGCAGGACTGGACGGTTAAGCAATACCTTGAAAGCGAAGCTGCTCTCGGGGTGACGACTCAACAGCTGCTCGAAGTGGCAGGCAGTTTCCTGTTTCGTGGCCCGCTGATTGAAAAGCCGGTCAAAGTGCTGAGCGGGGGAGAACGTGCCCGGCTATGTATGGCGGGTTTACTGCTCACCGGTTGCAACGTGCTGATTCTCGACGAACCGGGGAACCATTTGGACGTCGAAACTCTCGAAGCGTTGGCTGATGCTCTACAGAACTACAACGGCACCGTCATCTTCGTGAGTCACGATCGTCACTTTGTGAAGCGGGTTTGTACGCAGGTGATTGAAGTGCAGGATGGTCGGGTCGCCTATTATCCAGGTGATTATGATTCGTATCTGTATCGCGTCGAAAAAGAAATTGACGATCACGAAGCCGAACGAGCCGGCGGTTCCGCAGCTGCAAGCAACGATCCGGCTCCGAAATCCGGCAAAGCCAAAAAGAAACGGGGCTCGAAAGACCCTCGCAAACAGCTCAACAAAATCGAAAAGAAAATCGCCACCCTCGACGACGAACGCCAGGCCATTCAGAAAAAGTTCGTCACCATGACTGATCCCACCGAAGCCCAGAAAACGCACGAACACTTAGAATCCCTCAAAGCCGAAATCGCCACTCTGGAAGAAGAGTGGCTTGAGCTGAATGAAGAGATGAGTGATGAGTGGGGGTAGTGGGGATGAACGACAAGCACGATGCGCAAGCGAGTGTGTCATTTAATAGCCTGGTTAACACTGAGAAACTCAAAGTGTTCGTGTATGGCTTGGCCGACTTTGTCGGTTGAGCGCAGTAAGCACAAGAGGCTTCACCGTACACGGGTGAGAGCTCTTTCGGGGTCACCCGTGAAAATCTTGCATGTCAAATGCAGGCAGACTGGAAGCCTGTCCTGTGGAGTTTATCCCAACAGCAATTCTGCAACCCGAGCCGCGTCGCTCATGTCACTCAGCGTTGCATCTGGTTTGCTTGCTTCGAGTTCTTCCAGGGAATAGTGTCCGGTGGCAACGGCGAGGACTTTCGCGCCGATGGCTCGGCCGCATTGAACGTCGGCTGGGGTGTCGCCAATGACCCACATGGTCTTGATCGCATCGCCGTGTCGGTCGGTCGCGGTTTGGGAGGCGAGGCGGGCGACGTCGTCGCGGTTGGCGTGGACGTCGCCGAAGGCGCCGAAGCTGAAGTGATGATCGATGTTGAAATGCTGCACTTTCATCCAGCCGCTGCGTTCGAAGTTGCCGGTCAGTAAGCCGGTCCAGTCGTTCGATTCTTTCGTGATGATGTCGAGCACTTCAGTCACGCCGGGCAGCACACGTCCACCACGGCTGCCGAGATGCTTGGGCAGTAGTTCGAAATAACGGGTTTGAAAGGTCTGAAAGTTTTCCGGCGTATCCTCGATTTTGTGCCATTTGAGCAGATCATCAATAATCGCCCGATCGGTCCGCCCGGCATATGGGATATCGCAATCGGTCTCGGTGACACCAAACTCGATCTGCAGAGCTTCCTCCATTGCCGCCTGACCAGCCCGGCCGGAATTCAGGAGTGTTCCATCCACATCAAACAAATAAAGACTCGACATAACGACAGGCATTCTTCGGGTTAAACAGATGTTTAGAAAAGTTGATCATAAAAATGTTATTTTTAATAATTTCAATGATCCCGCAGAAATTTAACTGCGTTTCTCATTTTCACAGTTTAGGACGTTTGTCTGGAATGAAAACCTGTCTGAGAAGTTGACAGGCTCATTCCGTTCAAATTCTTCTGGAATGATTCGCGTTACGTGCAGGGCCAGGCAATAATGATTACACTGCGAACAATCCGACGATCCCGGCTCCTTCAGGATAAGTACGAGAATGCCCTATTTCAGTCGTTTAACCGATATTGTCACCTGTAGTTTGACCGCTCTGCTCAAGGATTCCGACGATCCGCAGGGGACGTTGCGGGATGTGATTCGTGAAATGGAAGAAGGTCTGGGAGGAGCACAGCGTTCTGTGCAATCCGCTCAGCAGAGTCGGCAACGTCTGGTTGCGGAGCTGGATGAATCGCGGGAACAATCTGAACATTTCGATCAGCAGGCGATTCAATTGCTGCAAGCCAACGATGAAAACGGGGCTCGCATGGCCCTGTATCGCAAAAAAGAAGCCAGCGATTTGATGGCTGGTCTCGAACAGCAGGTCAGCGTTGCCAACTCGACATACGAAGCCTTGATGACAACTTACCGGGCTCTCGAAGCGAGATTGGCAGAGGCTCGCCGTAAGTTGAATGATCTGGGTGGCAGTGAATCGGCTGACTCCCAATACGGCTCTCTCAGTGAAACCGCACAAAACATGAGGCACAGCGAAGTCGAACTCGAACTGGCGGCTATGAAAGAGCGACTCAATCAATCTTGAGGATCGGCGGTTTTACTTTTTCAATCCTGTGGATCGACAAGTATCGCTTCGTCGGTCACGCGAAATGGCAGTCGAAACGGCCCACAGATTTTCTCGAACAATTCCTGAGCATCGGCCTGGGTCGTTTCGAATGTCACCAGACGATCGACCTCCACACCACGAGCTTTCATTGCTTCAAGATCATACACGACCGGCAGCCCTGCCTCTTTGAGATAGGCCAGCACAACTGAAAGCGCTTTGCGTTCGACTTTCAGGGTGTAACGCTTATCTTTCCACGCGATGTCTCCCATTGATTCTTTCTCAGTCTTCCCCGATTGCCAGGCGTTTATGGCATCGTGAAGTTCAGCAGAGCCTGTGATTTCGATATTCCCACTTCCACGAGCAGTGTATTTGGCAGCTGGGAAATCTTTCTGAAATCGTTCTTCCACCGTTTTAATTTGAGCAGAAGGTAATCGGTATTTTTTCGTTACTGCAATCTGTTCAGGTAAGGGAATGATGGTCATGGAGCCATCCTCTTCCCACTGGAAACTCATGTCATATTGAAACAGAAACAGAGATATCAGTTCGATTGGATTAGTAGCGGGGATTCGATTGGCTCGCCATAAGTCGTGTGGAATCTGTTCAGGATTATTGATGGCAAACTCGGCTTCCTCAGCCAGTGATTCAATCAACTGACGCGGTTCGCTCAATCGTCGCCACGAATATTCTTTACGACGCAGCAGACGAGTCAACCACTGCGACCGTGCCTGTGAGGGACTCTTCCGTACGAACTCTTTAAGGTTCTCTTCATGCATTGCCGCTAGAGTTCGCAGGATCTGAGCCCGATACTCCGGCACAATCACAAATGCATCGCCCAATTGATCGACGACCGCCTGCTGATCGCTCGCCACTTTTTGCAGAACTTCACGAAGTGAACCGGAGATGGGTAACTGGAGATTCACCTGTCTACCTGGATCCAATCGCCGGTCCAGCACAATCGAGATCGACTGACTGGAACTGATCTGCTGACAGAGATCGGCAAACGTCTCATCCTCTTCCAGAAACGTCACCGACGTCCATTCGTCAAGTTTCTTTTCGAGTTCAGAGCCGGACAACAATCCCATCGGCTGAGCCTGGATATCAATCACAGAACTGAACAGGAAGAGCACAATCCAGTAGAGATTACTCGTCTTAATCATGAGATGAACCGCCAAGACGCCAAGTTGAAAGAGAGCTTAAAGAACGGGAGTATCGTAATGTGGTAAAAACATTTGTCTTACTATCGACGTTGGGTGAACGATCAATTCTCATTGAACCTTGGCGTCTTGGCGGTTCAAGAGTTTCTTCAACACTCGACCTGCTATTTCTCGTCTAACTCCCAGTCGTCGTTAAAGATGTCTGCCCATTCGGTGGTTTCTTCATAACCCTTGTCGGCCTTCTTGAATTTGAGGACTGCGACATCGCCCAGTTTGGGGAATAGCCAGGAGTTGCTGGCTTTGAAGTCAGCTTCATGGGTAGTCATGCCGGAGTTGATGACAACATATTTATGAGGATTGAGTGGATTCGGAAAGATCATCGCCAATCCATGCTGCGACATTGGCCATGTTTTTCCGTTGATCGTGATCGAATCTTTTGTCCATTCGACTGGTAACTCTCTGAAGATGCGATTGATCATCGAGTTGGAACCGGGATCGCCGAAGAGGATCAGGTTGGATTGCAGCATGGTATCGAGGGTGACAGCATTGTCATCAATGATGCGTACTTCGCCACGCATCCATTTGTCGAATTCGTTATCAAAGCGTTTTAAAGTCCAGTCTGCCCAGGCTTGATGCTCCTTCGACCAGGGAACTCCCGTGCCTCGAACACAGACGAACGAACTCATGAAGGCATCGTCAATTGGACCTTGAACATTGTGCCGTTTGCGGCCGCTGCCGTTTTCCTGATAGTCGCGGGATTCATCGTAGTCAAGAACTTCCCAACCGGCATCGAGTTTTTCGTAATAGACTGAAGGCAGCAAATCGTCGGCGGCATCCCGTAAGGGCAATGGGGGTTCGCCATCAATAGAAATCTGATCGGCAATATCCCGACTGATGCTTATCACCCGTAGGTTTTTTGTTTCCAGATTCAATGTTCCATCGGTGCCATCATATTCGGATTCGACCAGACTTTCCTGATACGTTTCGTCCAGTTCTTCAATTTCCAGCCAGTGACACTTATTGTATTTCGGCGTGTAAGTGACGAAGCGGATTTTCTTAGGCCCCGGGTAAGCTGGCAAGCCTTCCCGATTATGCTCTGCCAGAAATGCCTGGAACTCAGCCTCGGCTTCTGGCGTGAATTTATGGCCGATGTCTTTTCCAATGATCAACTTGAGTGGAACATCATTCTTCTCAGCCTGTTCCAGCATCAACTGACCAGACTTTAACTGCGAGTCCTGATCGCCTCCGTATCCTACAAACGGGACTTCACCCAGATTGATGGCATAGTTAATCGCATCGTAAATTCGCAGAGGTTTGTCCTGATAGCTCGGCAGTTTCTCATCTTTTTTCTGGTAGATATAGAAATCGACAAACCCGGCTCCGGCTCCAGCAGAGGCCCATTTATCGGGATGATGCACGCCCAGATGCCAGGCTCCCGCTCCTCCCATCGAGAAGCCCCAGAGAGTAATGTGTTTGTCATCAATCGAGAAACGTCGGGAGACATCGGAAATCGCTTCGAACACATCGGTCTCACCGGCCCAGCGGTAAGCATTGTCGATGCGACCGAAGACATCAATTTGAATCCAGGTTTGTTTCTCATCGGGAGCTTTGCCTGCATTCTTTGAGATGAAGCCAACTTCGTTCTGCCCTCCGCGACCATGCAGGACGACGTAAAGGGGCATCCGTTTTGCACGTGAGCGGTCGGGGTCAAAATTCTGCGGGAGGGTTAACGCATAAGGTTGAACCGAGTGATCGACTTCCGAAATATAACCACAAATCTGTCGACCTGCTCGATACTGCCGTTCACTTTTACCCTGAATCTCTCTCAATAATGCATCGGCTTGCTGCACGACAGCATTTGCCTGTTTGATGGTCGCCTTTTTGCTGAACTCATCATGCTTAACAATCCATTCGAGTGCTTTCACATGTACCGAAAGATCGGCATAGTCACTCATGAATTGCTCGCCGTCGATCACATAGGAGACGCCGTGACGCCGGCCTCCTTTTTTCCACACCTCACCAATCTCTTCTAACTTCGTCCGCATGATCTTCGTTTGGCTTTTGAGCGTCTCCAGTTCTTCAGCAGAGGGAGCCTGTGCAGTAAGCGGCTGCGTGTAGACGAGAGTGAATATTACTATCAGGGAAAACCGGATAAGTGAGCGCATGATGGAAAATCCTGCAGATGTGAATATTGAAGACAATGTCCATCTTCAGTTTAACGAGAAATGCAATGCAGTGGCGAGTCAAATGCCAAGCCATTACGCTTCAGGATTCAAAATCAATCTGCAGGCATCAAATGCCCCACGAGCAGAGATTCTTCACGCTTCAATGAAATTCCTGATCTCAATGATTGCACTCTTGCAGGAGTTGACGTCTCTTGTCACCACGATGAGTATTTGTGGTTTCCTCCTCCACAGGCAGGATGGACAACTTTGAGCAAGGTGCATTCTCAGGGCAACTTCTGCTCTTGAGCCTGAGCCGTATTCCGAATCGCCCGCCGGTTTTCTCTCGTCATCAAGACATCTTTCAGAACCTGTTTCTCAGATGTTCTGGGTGACTCTACGACCAGCGTTACATTATTTCCCGGCTCATGTCCCATTCGAGTTAACAACTCGACCAGATCTTCTTCGAATCTCTTTTGCCACAGATCCCCAAAAGTTTCCTGGCTATAAGTCACGATCTCTTCAGAGGGAATGTCATTGATCGAAATCAGTCGATACCACTCTTTATCGACTTTCACTTCCGGCTGATCTTCTTCCCATCGTACAGCCGCGAAGGGAGAAAGTTTCGGATACTCTTCATTAATCTCATGGAGAATCATGTCATCCAAGTGATAGGCCACATAAAGAATTCCTGACATTCCCAGCAGTGTGATGATGGCAGCGAGTAAATAAGAAGCGAATGATCTGCGAGGTGATACCGTAAAAGAATTCGGTCCTGTTAACAGCGGATATTCCCCGTTGATGCCGCCATTGGACTCATCTTCCAGACTTTTCAAAAGTTCCAGCAATTCCAGCCGACGAGGTTCTAACTGGGTCTTTACCGCCTGTTGATTGATGAGATAGACAAAATAATAAATCACAATCACTAACAGCGACATACTCAGGAATACGATCAGGCGGGCCAGAAAATCTGACCAGCCTCCCGCATCGACCAGCGGAATATCAGGAGTAAAGATTACCTGTGCAAAAAACGCCATTATGGAAAGTGTTGGCGGCAGCAGATACCACCACACAAGGTTTCGCAATAACCAGATTTGATTTTCCTGTTCAATCAATGATCGCTGAACGCATTTTATCAGCGGTTCGTCAATCTCGCTCGGCTTCTGCATGTACCTCATGCGGTAGACGATCATGAAACCCGCGATCCAAATCAGCACAGGGATCGTCAAGTACCAGGTCCAGGGAAGTGCATTTGCAATCCCCAGATAGATCCACACCGGAATCATGATCAGTGCGATAGCGACTTCACGAAAGTCTCGCCAAAAGATCGTATTCTGGAATCCACTTTGGTTACGAAGAAATTCCCGGATCAGCAAATCCGCATCAATCGTCAAGCGTGTTTTTGAGGACTGAGCTTGCCAGGCCTGCTGAAAGTCATCCGGCACTTGAGGTTGTTCAGTGTTCATCGTTTGTGCCTTTCATCAAATCATTCAAGGCTTTTTTCGCTCGGTTCAACTTCACGCCGAC from Rubinisphaera italica includes the following:
- the bfr gene encoding bacterioferritin, with the translated sequence MKGSSKVVDALNAGLTIELTAINQYFCQAKMCHNWALHILGDKHYGESMGEMKHAEWLIDRILFLEGVPEIARYDVIRVGDDVKSQFEYDLTLEMKGCDTYREGIKVCYDENDPGTRDLLEKILVQSEEHVDWLESQLELIEKIGIQNYLMSQMGPHVEDAH
- a CDS encoding HAD family hydrolase, translating into MSSLYLFDVDGTLLNSGRAGQAAMEEALQIEFGVTETDCDIPYAGRTDRAIIDDLLKWHKIEDTPENFQTFQTRYFELLPKHLGSRGGRVLPGVTEVLDIITKESNDWTGLLTGNFERSGWMKVQHFNIDHHFSFGAFGDVHANRDDVARLASQTATDRHGDAIKTMWVIGDTPADVQCGRAIGAKVLAVATGHYSLEELEASKPDATLSDMSDAARVAELLLG
- a CDS encoding ABC-F family ATP-binding cassette domain-containing protein yields the protein MAIILQVQDACKSYGSQALLDHAEVAFKSNEKVGIIGRNGAGKSTLCRILLENEELDRGEIIRHPSLRIGYLQQHDPFEPGESALDFLMRDTGEPDWKCGEVAAEFEIKGDYLEGPVKELSGGWQTRVKLAALLLQDPNLLVLDEPTNFLDLRTQILLEHFLRHFKGGALIVSHDRGFLKATCTHTLEVARGQLTMFTGHVEKFLEAKQVQREHDERVNEATQAKMKQLERFINKNRANANTAAQARNKAKQLDRLELIELEQSESNVRIRVPNVEQRKGVALRCEGVTIGYPDHMVAENVCFEIDHGTRTAVVGDNGQGKTTLLRTLVGSLPTIEGEPKWGYNCELGVYAQHVYTSLPQDWTVKQYLESEAALGVTTQQLLEVAGSFLFRGPLIEKPVKVLSGGERARLCMAGLLLTGCNVLILDEPGNHLDVETLEALADALQNYNGTVIFVSHDRHFVKRVCTQVIEVQDGRVAYYPGDYDSYLYRVEKEIDDHEAERAGGSAAASNDPAPKSGKAKKKRGSKDPRKQLNKIEKKIATLDDERQAIQKKFVTMTDPTEAQKTHEHLESLKAEIATLEEEWLELNEEMSDEWG
- a CDS encoding prolyl oligopeptidase family serine peptidase; translation: MRSLIRFSLIVIFTLVYTQPLTAQAPSAEELETLKSQTKIMRTKLEEIGEVWKKGGRRHGVSYVIDGEQFMSDYADLSVHVKALEWIVKHDEFSKKATIKQANAVVQQADALLREIQGKSERQYRAGRQICGYISEVDHSVQPYALTLPQNFDPDRSRAKRMPLYVVLHGRGGQNEVGFISKNAGKAPDEKQTWIQIDVFGRIDNAYRWAGETDVFEAISDVSRRFSIDDKHITLWGFSMGGAGAWHLGVHHPDKWASAGAGAGFVDFYIYQKKDEKLPSYQDKPLRIYDAINYAINLGEVPFVGYGGDQDSQLKSGQLMLEQAEKNDVPLKLIIGKDIGHKFTPEAEAEFQAFLAEHNREGLPAYPGPKKIRFVTYTPKYNKCHWLEIEELDETYQESLVESEYDGTDGTLNLETKNLRVISISRDIADQISIDGEPPLPLRDAADDLLPSVYYEKLDAGWEVLDYDESRDYQENGSGRKRHNVQGPIDDAFMSSFVCVRGTGVPWSKEHQAWADWTLKRFDNEFDKWMRGEVRIIDDNAVTLDTMLQSNLILFGDPGSNSMINRIFRELPVEWTKDSITINGKTWPMSQHGLAMIFPNPLNPHKYVVINSGMTTHEADFKASNSWLFPKLGDVAVLKFKKADKGYEETTEWADIFNDDWELDEK
- a CDS encoding OmpA/MotB family protein; translated protein: MNWIRFSFFCSCCALALTQVACNGMPRRQLRMSQQRAMRLYAENQELLNESSNLAMQSHQYEQSMNAMAQQQHLMEQQLANMKNNLDIANNRLVNLQSERGELHNRYKNLLIRSRAGDSPLSEEATRRFQELARRYPDFEFDPITGVSKFHADILFSSGKANLRESAVPLLRDLAAIMNDGSARSLNMLIVGHTDDQPIHNAGANHPTNWHLSTNRANSVLLTLKEAGIADHRMGAAGYGDTQPIVTNASSHARQRNRRVEIFVLAPDAVIAGWDPRHVR
- a CDS encoding PspA/IM30 family protein; this translates as MPYFSRLTDIVTCSLTALLKDSDDPQGTLRDVIREMEEGLGGAQRSVQSAQQSRQRLVAELDESREQSEHFDQQAIQLLQANDENGARMALYRKKEASDLMAGLEQQVSVANSTYEALMTTYRALEARLAEARRKLNDLGGSESADSQYGSLSETAQNMRHSEVELELAAMKERLNQS